The following coding sequences lie in one Psychrobacter arenosus genomic window:
- a CDS encoding lipocalin family protein — protein sequence MKRNKDTLTAKSNGESRALFNEQAKLESTQLGNRSQSHRDLDARTGHSQVANKPTLSQQEDYKHANDIALRMSYQSAHSLLNTQLEKRNGSKALLKASQTAKAATHYPHEVSSASKAYSSQNDSEMTYIANSYVVATPAPDDSALPNARLQYLSLNDLDSLKALTGTDTDNFDGFDSDITLESITVEDEDSKLESLLSEIQHPNFKRHPNDERQLMTPDNIENHTYNNDTMTEQPQIAERLFMSSLVKHTAIALAIIVPLAAVTAYAAEPTVPGKQNANAVAAATSNTANTDLKTSNNTPIRVGQVATESMAGMANPATVESVDLSRYAGQWYEIARLPMYFQRNCAADVTATYKPNADSDSITVVNKCMSSSGKEIVANGEAVPADASGSKLKVTFLPSWLRWAPFGKADYWVLALDDDYKTALVGTPNKKYLWLLSRSPSMDTDTYQTYRKIAQNQGYNLTDFTLTPQTVK from the coding sequence ATGAAACGTAATAAAGATACTCTAACAGCGAAATCCAACGGGGAAAGTAGGGCGTTGTTTAATGAACAAGCCAAGTTAGAGTCTACTCAGCTAGGGAATCGCAGTCAGAGCCATCGTGATCTTGATGCCCGTACGGGCCACAGTCAGGTTGCTAATAAACCCACGCTGAGCCAGCAAGAGGACTATAAGCACGCTAATGATATTGCTCTTAGAATGAGTTATCAATCTGCTCATAGTCTGTTAAATACTCAACTAGAAAAACGCAATGGCAGTAAAGCACTATTAAAGGCCAGCCAAACGGCAAAAGCCGCTACTCATTATCCCCATGAAGTGAGCAGTGCTAGTAAAGCTTACAGCAGTCAAAATGACAGCGAGATGACTTATATAGCCAATAGCTATGTAGTGGCAACTCCCGCTCCTGATGATTCTGCCTTACCCAACGCGCGTTTACAATATCTTAGCTTAAATGACCTCGACAGCCTTAAGGCGCTTACAGGCACTGATACTGATAATTTTGATGGTTTCGATAGCGATATAACGCTTGAGAGCATTACAGTAGAGGACGAAGACTCAAAATTAGAGAGTCTACTTAGTGAAATACAGCACCCGAATTTTAAGCGCCATCCAAATGATGAGAGGCAATTAATGACCCCAGATAATATAGAAAACCACACTTATAATAACGATACTATGACAGAGCAGCCCCAGATAGCGGAACGCTTATTTATGTCTAGTTTAGTAAAGCATACGGCTATAGCGTTAGCGATTATTGTGCCGCTAGCTGCGGTAACGGCTTATGCAGCAGAACCTACCGTACCAGGCAAACAGAATGCTAATGCAGTAGCTGCGGCAACTAGTAATACTGCTAATACAGACCTAAAGACCAGTAATAATACGCCGATACGTGTCGGTCAAGTCGCTACAGAGTCTATGGCAGGTATGGCCAACCCTGCAACGGTAGAGTCTGTAGACTTATCTCGCTATGCCGGACAATGGTATGAGATTGCGCGTCTGCCTATGTATTTTCAACGCAATTGCGCGGCCGATGTAACGGCGACTTATAAGCCTAATGCTGATAGCGATTCTATTACTGTAGTCAATAAATGTATGAGCAGTAGTGGTAAGGAAATTGTCGCTAATGGTGAAGCCGTACCAGCAGATGCTAGTGGCAGCAAATTAAAAGTGACCTTCTTGCCATCGTGGTTACGTTGGGCGCCTTTTGGTAAGGCTGATTATTGGGTTTTAGCATTAGATGATGACTATAAAACTGCGCTAGTGGGCACGCCTAACAAGAAATACTTATGGTTACTATCGCGCTCACCCAGTATGGATACGGATACTTACCAGACTTATCGTAAAATAGCTCAGAACCAAGGCTATAACTTAACGGACTTCACTTTGACACCGCAAACCGTTAAATAA
- a CDS encoding NUDIX domain-containing protein — translation MKQTVEVAVAVLHYQDRYLLGYRHKAQHQGERFEFVGGKIEAAETAQNALIREVAEEIGLNLTLAQLTKLGRITHNYGDKEVRLHIYDVAMTLAQHQQFAEVTTGCEGQPLRWVEKSALLAGDFPMPTANLPILTWLTLPNVIAITHELGFFQQESNPLQAWTDYHQQHLPLGSHVYIRPKAEPAIIEGIGAIASLNNLEYQQQVCQLTIQAVLALLAARADIQVILPELGAVNNSVEIQPLLLALHEFIAAQRVLAQHCTHKTLMQYAEGLAQEKDTQGRAKNEKVSALIETFLGIKLPILVSCHDLVSIEAANKLASYRIAHDQPVVLGGFLSPVCPTSTHPDSPNLGWEKFAKLSHHMNFPTIALGGLTLLDAQPARRSGGVGIAGIRGFL, via the coding sequence ATGAAGCAGACAGTAGAAGTCGCCGTTGCCGTATTGCACTATCAAGACCGCTATTTACTTGGATATAGGCATAAGGCGCAGCATCAGGGAGAGCGCTTTGAGTTTGTAGGGGGCAAAATTGAGGCTGCCGAGACTGCACAGAATGCCCTAATACGCGAAGTCGCTGAAGAGATCGGGCTAAACTTAACCCTCGCGCAGCTGACCAAATTAGGCCGCATTACCCATAACTATGGCGATAAGGAAGTGCGCTTACATATTTATGATGTGGCTATGACCCTAGCACAGCACCAGCAGTTTGCTGAAGTGACTACGGGCTGCGAGGGACAACCACTGCGCTGGGTCGAAAAATCGGCACTATTAGCTGGTGATTTTCCTATGCCAACGGCAAATTTGCCCATACTGACTTGGCTGACCTTACCTAACGTAATTGCTATTACTCATGAATTAGGGTTTTTTCAACAGGAGAGCAACCCACTGCAAGCTTGGACAGATTATCATCAGCAGCATTTACCCTTAGGCAGTCACGTCTATATCCGGCCTAAAGCAGAGCCCGCTATTATCGAAGGGATAGGAGCGATAGCTAGCCTAAATAACCTTGAGTATCAACAGCAGGTTTGCCAATTGACGATTCAAGCCGTTCTCGCCTTATTAGCAGCCCGAGCCGATATTCAAGTGATTTTACCTGAGTTAGGGGCAGTGAATAATAGCGTAGAAATACAGCCTTTATTACTAGCATTGCACGAGTTTATAGCGGCTCAGCGCGTCCTTGCGCAGCATTGTACCCACAAGACTTTAATGCAATATGCTGAGGGGTTAGCACAAGAAAAAGATACTCAGGGCAGGGCTAAAAATGAGAAGGTGAGTGCTTTAATCGAGACTTTCTTAGGGATAAAGTTACCGATATTAGTCAGTTGTCATGATTTGGTGAGTATAGAGGCGGCCAATAAGCTAGCAAGCTACCGCATTGCACACGACCAACCTGTGGTATTAGGCGGGTTTTTATCACCTGTTTGTCCTACTTCGACCCACCCAGATAGCCCTAATTTAGGCTGGGAAAAGTTCGCTAAGCTTAGTCACCATATGAATTTTCCCACTATTGCTTTGGGAGGCTTAACGCTTTTAGATGCACAGCCAGCAAGGCGTTCTGGTGGCGTAGGTATCGCCGGTATTAGAGGGTTTTTATAG
- the hemP gene encoding hemin uptake protein HemP, whose amino-acid sequence MVISRYLSTRENRLPTLQSQHLFALTKEVRIEHEGEEYRLRLTRNNRLILTK is encoded by the coding sequence ATGGTCATTTCAAGATATTTAAGCACTCGTGAAAACCGCCTTCCTACTTTGCAATCGCAGCATCTGTTTGCGCTGACTAAAGAAGTCCGTATTGAGCATGAAGGCGAAGAATACCGTCTGCGCTTGACGCGCAATAACCGTTTAATCCTTACGAAATAG